From Terriglobia bacterium, one genomic window encodes:
- a CDS encoding nuclear transport factor 2 family protein — MTPRAALTCAVVLLLTFCSGCTMWSDKPVRAWSSATGGEHLERLFWDTVKAKDWSDLERHVAPTFVYVGPTGIHEKLAALEYFEHLQITDLTLGDITVRPSGGDVVVVTYVAHINATRDGKPLSSNKYRMTSTWQKIDKNWLLISRAHTPATD, encoded by the coding sequence ATGACGCCACGCGCTGCGCTGACCTGTGCAGTTGTCCTCCTCCTGACCTTCTGCTCGGGCTGCACCATGTGGAGCGACAAGCCGGTCCGCGCCTGGTCTTCCGCCACCGGTGGCGAGCACCTGGAGCGGCTCTTCTGGGATACGGTGAAGGCAAAGGATTGGAGCGATCTGGAACGGCACGTGGCGCCGACGTTCGTCTATGTCGGTCCGACCGGCATCCACGAAAAGCTCGCGGCGCTGGAGTACTTCGAGCACCTGCAGATCACCGATCTCACCCTGGGTGACATCACGGTCCGCCCCAGCGGGGGTGACGTGGTGGTGGTGACCTACGTCGCGCACATCAACGCCACCCGCGACGGCAAGCCGCTTTCGTCCAATAAGTATCGCATGACCAGCACCTGGCAGAAGATCGACAAGAACTGGTTGCTGATCTCGCGCGCGCACACCCCGGCGACTGACTAG
- a CDS encoding radical SAM protein, which produces MPSVASHKTVKAGKELNILQPRTTYTGARIEPLQKGLPKTTQSLCPECIRVIDARLFEENGRVMMEKTCPDHGDFKDTVWSDVRLYLKAEEFSFGDGRGLSNPAVQDATICPDDCGLCSMHMSHTGLANIDLTNRCNLTCPVCFANANVQGYLYEPDFETIKGMLQRLRDEKPVAGRVVQFSGGEPTLHPQFMEICAAAREMGFSHVQAATNGILLSDPAFARQARDHGLTTLYLQFDGTCDEIYQRTRGESLYEMKLKCIESARQAGMKIVFVPTIVKGVNDHEIGKILQLALDNIDVITAIVYQPVTFTGRINRNELADKRFTSTDVAHCVSEQTGVLDTYDDWFPLACVAPFSRLVSAMRGEPITTLTCHPHCSLGTYLFVDEKSRKAVPVTRFIDVPGILRDMDRIAARTEKAHFKFFHKLDAWNSLRKHFKPEFAPPGLDFTRFLQTLQGFTDKKLGRDGMDGKFSYRTLLVSCMHFMDSYNYDIERVKRCVIHYSAPDGLIYPFCAYNSGPVFREKIERKFSVPLEARLNQLDTAAIAKAKSNGNGNGAKPELVEICGKKC; this is translated from the coding sequence ATGCCGAGCGTCGCAAGCCATAAGACGGTGAAGGCGGGGAAAGAACTCAACATCCTCCAGCCCCGCACCACCTACACCGGTGCGCGCATCGAGCCGCTGCAAAAGGGCTTGCCCAAGACCACGCAGTCGCTTTGCCCGGAATGCATCCGGGTCATCGACGCGCGCCTGTTCGAAGAGAACGGCCGGGTCATGATGGAGAAGACCTGCCCGGACCACGGCGATTTCAAGGACACGGTCTGGTCCGACGTCCGCCTGTACCTGAAGGCGGAGGAGTTCAGCTTTGGCGACGGCCGCGGCCTGTCCAATCCCGCCGTGCAAGACGCCACAATTTGTCCCGACGACTGCGGTCTCTGCTCCATGCACATGTCCCACACCGGCCTGGCCAACATCGATCTGACCAACCGCTGCAACCTGACCTGCCCCGTATGCTTCGCCAATGCCAACGTGCAGGGCTACCTCTACGAGCCGGATTTCGAGACCATCAAGGGGATGCTCCAGCGCCTGCGCGACGAGAAGCCGGTGGCCGGGCGCGTGGTGCAGTTTTCCGGCGGTGAGCCCACGCTCCACCCGCAGTTCATGGAAATCTGCGCTGCCGCGCGCGAGATGGGCTTCAGCCACGTGCAGGCCGCCACCAACGGCATCCTGCTCTCCGATCCCGCCTTCGCGCGCCAGGCCAGGGACCACGGCCTGACCACGCTCTACCTGCAATTCGACGGTACCTGCGACGAGATCTACCAGCGCACCCGCGGCGAGTCGCTCTACGAGATGAAGCTTAAGTGCATCGAGAGCGCGCGCCAGGCGGGCATGAAGATCGTCTTCGTTCCCACCATCGTCAAAGGCGTGAACGACCACGAGATCGGCAAGATCCTGCAACTGGCGCTGGACAACATCGACGTGATCACCGCCATCGTGTACCAGCCCGTGACCTTTACCGGGCGCATCAACCGCAACGAGCTGGCGGACAAGCGATTCACCTCGACCGACGTGGCCCATTGCGTATCGGAGCAGACGGGCGTGCTGGATACCTACGACGACTGGTTCCCGCTGGCCTGCGTGGCGCCGTTCTCCCGCCTGGTCTCGGCCATGCGCGGCGAGCCCATCACCACCCTGACCTGCCATCCGCACTGCTCGCTGGGGACGTACCTGTTCGTGGACGAGAAGAGCCGCAAGGCCGTACCGGTGACGCGCTTCATCGACGTGCCCGGGATCCTGCGCGACATGGACCGCATCGCCGCCAGGACCGAGAAGGCGCACTTCAAGTTCTTCCACAAGCTGGACGCCTGGAACTCGCTGCGCAAGCACTTCAAGCCCGAGTTCGCGCCGCCGGGGCTGGATTTCACCCGCTTCCTCCAGACCCTGCAGGGCTTTACCGACAAGAAGCTCGGCCGCGACGGCATGGACGGCAAGTTCAGCTACCGCACCCTGCTGGTGTCGTGCATGCACTTCATGGATTCTTACAATTACGACATCGAGCGCGTGAAGCGCTGCGTCATCCACTACTCGGCGCCCGACGGACTGATCTACCCCTTCTGCGCCTACAACTCGGGGCCGGTCTTCCGCGAGAAGATCGAGCGCAAGTTCTCGGTCCCGCTCGAGGCCCGGCTCAACCAATTGGATACCGCGGCGATCGCCAAGGCCAAGAGCAATGGCAACGGCAATGGCGCCAAGCCGGAGCTGGTGGAGATCTGCGGAAAGAAGTGCTGA
- a CDS encoding TlpA family protein disulfide reductase: MAALVTGVTAPELKLTTTDGRAVSLRESLQRGPVIAAFFKISCPICQMTLPYLERIYKAYPGDKFTFLGISQDDRIDTKAFAREYGITFPLGIDPSDKYTASNAYGLTNVPTIFLVEPDGGIALSSVGWSKAGIEVINRRVAQAAGAKPKPVFKPGEDVPEFKAG; the protein is encoded by the coding sequence ATGGCAGCATTGGTCACCGGCGTCACCGCACCGGAACTCAAACTCACCACCACCGATGGCCGCGCCGTTTCTCTTAGGGAATCACTCCAGCGCGGCCCCGTGATTGCGGCATTCTTCAAGATCTCGTGTCCCATCTGCCAGATGACGCTCCCCTACCTGGAGCGCATCTACAAGGCCTACCCCGGTGATAAGTTCACGTTCCTCGGCATCTCGCAGGACGACAGAATCGACACCAAGGCCTTTGCCCGCGAGTACGGCATCACCTTCCCGCTGGGCATCGATCCCTCCGACAAGTACACGGCCTCGAACGCCTACGGACTCACCAATGTCCCCACCATCTTCCTGGTCGAACCCGATGGCGGCATCGCGCTCTCCAGCGTGGGCTGGTCGAAGGCGGGCATCGAGGTAATCAACCGTCGGGTGGCCCAGGCCGCCGGCGCCAAGCCTAAGCCGGTCTTCAAGCCGGGCGAGGACGTCCCCGAATTCAAGGCCGGTTGA
- a CDS encoding A/G-specific adenine glycosylase: MRGRLLRWYGAHQRELPWRGISDPYCTWVSEIMLQQTRVAAVLEHYERFLRRFPSPEALARAPESAVLAVWSGLGYYRRARLLHRAAREIVRQREGVFPITAAEWQQLPGIGRYTAAAIASIAFAEPVAVVDGNVERILRRLFELNGSSPRGLWDVAEHLLCHENPGDFNQAMMELGATICLPVTPLCPQCPIARWCRVGQAPRLSATKAEAAVPSEKRHRRAIAYALALRNGCLRLRRRPDSESLMPGMWELPPAAGGNLRPAAVFRHSITTTDYRVRVVKAASRGGEWVPLHRLSRLPLTGLTRKILRHFRIIQ, translated from the coding sequence TTGCGCGGCCGACTGTTGCGCTGGTATGGCGCTCATCAACGGGAACTGCCGTGGCGCGGCATCTCCGACCCCTACTGCACGTGGGTATCGGAGATCATGCTGCAGCAAACCCGCGTGGCCGCGGTCCTGGAGCACTACGAGCGATTCCTGCGGCGGTTCCCGAGCCCCGAAGCGTTGGCGCGTGCCCCGGAGTCGGCAGTGCTGGCCGTCTGGAGCGGGCTTGGCTACTACCGCCGCGCACGCCTGCTGCACCGCGCCGCGCGCGAGATCGTCCGCCAGCGCGAAGGCGTCTTTCCGATCACGGCGGCCGAATGGCAGCAACTGCCGGGGATCGGACGCTACACGGCGGCGGCCATCGCCAGCATCGCCTTCGCAGAACCCGTGGCCGTGGTGGACGGCAACGTGGAGCGCATCCTGCGCCGCCTGTTCGAGCTGAACGGTTCGTCGCCGCGCGGGTTGTGGGATGTGGCGGAGCATCTCCTGTGCCATGAGAATCCGGGAGATTTCAATCAGGCGATGATGGAGCTGGGCGCGACCATCTGCCTGCCCGTCACGCCTCTGTGCCCCCAGTGCCCGATCGCGCGCTGGTGCCGTGTGGGACAGGCGCCCCGCCTGTCGGCGACGAAAGCCGAGGCGGCTGTCCCAAGCGAGAAGCGCCACCGGCGCGCGATCGCCTATGCCCTGGCCTTGCGCAACGGCTGCCTGCGCCTGCGCCGGCGGCCCGACTCCGAGAGCCTGATGCCCGGGATGTGGGAACTCCCGCCGGCAGCAGGGGGCAACCTCCGCCCCGCCGCCGTGTTCCGCCACTCCATCACCACTACCGACTATCGCGTGCGCGTGGTGAAGGCGGCCTCCCGCGGCGGCGAGTGGGTCCCGCTCCACCGTCTCTCCCGCCTGCCCCTGACCGGTCTCACAAGGAAAATCCTTCGCCACTTCCGGATCATCCAATAG
- a CDS encoding radical SAM protein, with product MHKPIKYFEKALTIAANGAWLVFERFNQISPNPAFTPKWSEKPLLKSYQKTKPPLGWPRATDSLCPKCVPEIRKQILNGDVPLDILMTEHPGEIKAQVIERDGKILMVKDCPKHGHFEDVMSIDPVMFRHLEESFPGRDMRSHSDEHLHHHGTSTITHGRGAVLTIDLTNRCNMMCDPCFMDANQVGFVHELTWEEIKTMLDNAISIKPKRQMSVQFSGGEPTLSPYFLDAVRYSRKVGYNSVQAATNGIEFAKSKEFCKQAAEAGLRYAYLQFDGIGNAANAHRKVGNLFDVKMKAIENLYESGVDIVPVTTIVNGINNEQVGRIIKFALDNPKVISFCSFQPVSFTGRDEEITEERRAAQRYTLAHLAHDVKDQVGIGEPTRDWFPLSFMSTFSDWADHLHGPQETWGQLSCGCHPNCGVGMGIMVDKETKEAAPITAFLDADQLAKDVAKVTDAGRGRKLSLLGMALAVMRNYNPFKTTPHFTIFDLLMKFDKGFGASKKAKSGAYGKVTADRTIEDVEKRRKDRWNILFVAGMWFQDLWNYDFRRTEQCIIPYATQEGEISFCAYNTGVGWRNIIEKMHMTATLTKWYDEHGRHEIFAGGKKVQIEAPRESVYTLNRDLITEEEQQDLDKMGIAKNSREEKIRQRDQKMKEKDPAYHAEMMKLYKKHVLKDQTAESFVPLATIAPANGNGNGNGNGNGNGHKPAVENVEEPVAGD from the coding sequence ATGCACAAGCCGATCAAGTACTTCGAGAAGGCGTTGACCATTGCGGCCAATGGGGCCTGGTTGGTTTTCGAGAGGTTTAACCAGATCTCCCCCAATCCGGCCTTCACGCCCAAGTGGTCCGAGAAGCCGCTCCTGAAGTCGTATCAGAAGACCAAGCCGCCGCTCGGCTGGCCGCGCGCCACCGACTCCCTGTGTCCCAAGTGCGTGCCCGAGATCCGCAAGCAGATCCTCAACGGCGATGTCCCGCTCGACATCCTGATGACGGAGCATCCGGGAGAGATCAAGGCCCAGGTCATCGAGCGCGACGGCAAGATCCTGATGGTGAAGGACTGTCCCAAGCACGGTCATTTCGAGGATGTCATGTCCATCGACCCGGTGATGTTCCGTCACCTGGAAGAGAGCTTCCCCGGACGCGACATGCGCTCCCACTCCGACGAGCACCTGCATCACCACGGCACCTCCACCATCACTCACGGCCGCGGCGCCGTCCTTACCATCGACCTCACCAACCGCTGCAATATGATGTGCGACCCGTGCTTCATGGACGCGAACCAGGTGGGCTTCGTCCATGAGCTGACGTGGGAAGAGATCAAGACGATGCTGGACAACGCCATCAGCATCAAGCCGAAGCGGCAGATGTCGGTGCAGTTTTCCGGCGGCGAGCCCACGCTGTCGCCGTACTTCCTGGACGCGGTGCGCTACTCGCGCAAGGTGGGCTACAACTCGGTGCAGGCGGCGACCAACGGCATCGAGTTCGCCAAGTCGAAGGAATTCTGCAAGCAGGCGGCGGAAGCCGGGCTGCGTTACGCTTATCTCCAGTTCGACGGCATCGGCAACGCCGCCAACGCGCACCGCAAGGTGGGCAACCTGTTCGACGTGAAGATGAAGGCGATCGAGAACCTGTACGAGTCCGGGGTGGACATCGTGCCGGTCACCACCATCGTCAACGGCATCAACAATGAGCAGGTGGGGCGCATCATCAAGTTCGCGCTTGATAACCCCAAGGTCATCAGCTTCTGCTCCTTCCAGCCGGTGTCGTTCACCGGCCGAGACGAGGAGATCACCGAGGAACGCCGCGCCGCGCAGCGCTACACCCTGGCGCACCTGGCGCACGACGTGAAGGACCAGGTGGGCATCGGCGAGCCGACCCGAGACTGGTTCCCGCTGTCGTTCATGAGCACCTTCTCCGACTGGGCCGACCACCTCCACGGCCCCCAGGAGACCTGGGGCCAGCTCTCCTGCGGCTGCCATCCCAACTGCGGCGTGGGCATGGGCATCATGGTGGACAAGGAAACGAAAGAGGCGGCGCCGATCACCGCCTTCCTGGACGCCGACCAGCTCGCCAAGGACGTGGCCAAGGTCACCGACGCCGGCCGCGGGCGCAAACTCTCGCTGCTGGGCATGGCCCTGGCGGTGATGCGCAACTACAACCCCTTCAAGACCACGCCACACTTCACCATCTTCGACCTGCTCATGAAGTTCGATAAGGGCTTCGGCGCCAGCAAGAAGGCGAAAAGCGGCGCGTACGGCAAGGTCACCGCCGACCGCACCATCGAGGACGTGGAGAAGCGCCGCAAGGACCGGTGGAACATCCTCTTCGTCGCCGGTATGTGGTTCCAGGACCTGTGGAACTACGATTTCCGGCGCACCGAGCAGTGCATCATCCCTTACGCCACGCAGGAAGGCGAGATCAGCTTCTGCGCGTATAACACCGGCGTCGGCTGGCGGAACATCATCGAGAAGATGCACATGACCGCCACCCTGACCAAGTGGTATGACGAGCACGGGCGGCACGAGATCTTCGCCGGCGGCAAGAAGGTGCAGATCGAAGCGCCGAGGGAGAGCGTGTACACGCTCAATCGCGACCTCATCACCGAGGAAGAACAGCAGGACCTCGACAAGATGGGCATCGCGAAGAACTCGCGCGAAGAGAAGATCCGCCAGCGCGACCAGAAGATGAAAGAGAAGGACCCCGCCTACCACGCCGAGATGATGAAGCTGTACAAGAAGCACGTGCTCAAGGACCAGACCGCCGAGAGCTTCGTGCCCCTGGCCACCATCGCTCCCGCCAACGGGAACGGCAATGGTAACGGCAACGGCAACGGCAACGGGCACAAGCCGGCCGTGGAGAACGTCGAGGAGCCGGTCGCGGGCGACTAG